The Flavobacterium psychrotrophum region TTAAGGCCGGTACCTACAAAGCCTTCCTCACGGTTTACATAAAGTTTGGTATTACGCAATACCACTTTTGTAGCCTCAATATTATCAAAGCTGCGTAACTCTGTTTTACGCTCACGACCTTTACCATAACGGTCTTTAAGGCTTTGGAAATAATTTACGGTAAAATCAATAATATTAGCAAGGTGGTGCTTAATCTGCTCTATCTCTCCCTCCAGCGCTTCTATCTTTTCCTGCGCTTTATCAATATCAAATTTAGAAATACGCTTAATGCGGATTTCGGTAAGACGCACTATGTCATCTTCTGTAACAGCTCTTCTCAGGTGGGTAACAAAAGGTTTAAGCCCCTCGTCTATCGCACGGATAACGCCCTCCCAGGTTTCCTCCTCTTCAATGGCGCGGTAAATCCTGTTTTCAATAAATATACGTTCCAGCGACTGAAAGTGCCAGCTCTCTTCAAGCTCGTTAAGCTGTATTTCAAGTTCACGTTTAAGTAAATCTACCGTACGATGGGTAGAGATACGCAGCATTTCGCTTACGCCTACAAAATAAGGTTTATGGTCTTCGATAACACAGCCAAGTGGCGCTACAGATGTTTCGCAGGCCGTAAAGGCAAACAGCGCATCTATAGTTTTATCTGGCGATACGCCCGGCGGAAGATGGATGAGTATCTCTACATCGGCTGCCGTATTATCTTCAATTTTCTTAACTTTTATCTTACCCTTTTCGTTGGCTTTAAGAATGCTGTCTATTAAACTACCGGTATTAGTACTAAACGGTATCTGTGTAATAACCAGCGTACTTTTGTCTAACTGAGATATCTTAGCACGCACACGCACACGGCCACCGCGCATACCGTCGTTATAATTAGATACATCTGCAATACCGGCCGTAGGAAAATCAGGATATATGGTAAACGGCTTATTTTTTAAGATTTTTATTGAAGCATCTATAAGCTCGTTAAAGTTATGCGGAAGCACCTTGGTACTTAAGCCCACAGCAATACCTTCTGCCCCCTGTGCTAACAGCAACGGGAATTTTACCGGAAGGTTAACCGGTTCGTTACGCCTGCCATCATAACTTGACTGCCATGGCGTAATTTTAGGGTTATATAATACCTCCAGGGCAAACTTACTAAGGCGCGCCTCTATATAACGCGATGCCGCAGCACCATCGCCGGTAAGTATGTTACCCCAGTTACCCTGTGTGTCTATAAGTAAATCTTTTTGGCCTATCTGTACCATGGCATCGCCTATACTCGCGTCGCCGTGTGGGTGGTACTGCATGGTATGCCCTACCACGTTAGCCACCTTGTTATAACGGCCGTCATCAAGCTCTTTAAGCGAGTGCATAATACGGCGCTGCACGGGCTTAAATCCGTCTTCAATAGCGGGTACAGCACGTTCCAGGATTACATAAGAAGCGTAATCCAGAAACCAGTCCTTATACATGCCGGTTACCTTAGTAATGGTATCCTGGTTATCAGGGTCTTCTTTTCTGTCGTAAAAATGTCCGCCGTCTAAAGGCTCTAAATTTTCTTCTTCACTCATTTATAAAAAATGATTTTAAAACTCCGAATAATGGGTTATTCCTGCCGATTTAAACAGGCGTTCTAAACTATCTGCCTTAGCCTTGCAAAAGCCGTATGGCAATGCAACATTAGCCGACAAACGGTAATCTATACAACTCAGGCAAATCTCCATATAAGCAAATACCTTAGCTTTATTATTATAAAACACAAGCCGGTGAGCCGGGTAATAACAATCTGCTTTTAAATGCTCTTTACAACTATCTGTATAAAGAATATCAAATAACTCAGTTACCTGTTCTTTATTCAACTGTATCTTTTCAATTATTTTTTCATCCGCAATAGCAAGCCTGCCATTTGCAATCTTATAATTATCCGGATTCTCTGTATCTTCCTGTGTAAAGGCATAAGATATGACTTCTACTTTTGAGGCACTATTAAAAGGATATGTTTCCTGCAAAAGCTTCCCTTCTGAGGCTTTCTTACAACCAACAGATAAAAAAACAAGTAAAATCAGGATAAAACATCTCATTCTGTTATGCAAATACAGCTTTCTACAAATCTATTAAAAAAACTTTGAAATCCATAATATTGTAACGTGTGCCCTTCTATAAATACTGAATAAAAAACATAAAAAAATCCCGAACTTTCGTCCGGGATCGTACAGGAAAATAAAACAACATTTATTCTGCATATTTATTAATAAGGCGTACCATAAGGTTGTTTAAAAATTCTACCTCATATTCGCCTACCGATGGCTCCAGATGCTGGTTGCCCACGCCGCTGTCATTAGTTATAAACACATAAGAACCGTTTGTAACAATAGAAAAGAAACGCATTAAAAACTCGGTTTCCTTATTAATGCCACTGGCTGTAACAGGAATAACCTTGATGCCTTTTTCAGCAGCCTTAAGTATTGACTTATGTATATCACTAATTACCTGTGGATCATAATGAGGTGGCGCATCGAGCATTAAAAAAAGAATCCTTGTTTTAGCATTCGACGACCATTGCAGCTCATTAACGCCTTTATCCAGCGCGGTATGTACTGCTTCAGGAAAGTCGCCTCCACCATCAGCACTCTGTTCTTTTATAAAATTAAGCGTGGTAGAAACATTATCTGTAAAGTTAGAAACACGCGTTACATAATTATCGCCTTCATCTCTGTAAAATAAAGACGATGTAGCAACAGATGCCTGTGGGTTATCGGTTTTAACCCTGCTTATAACATCATACAACTCAGTTTTTAAATATTCTAACTCATCGCCCATAGAACCTGTGGCATCTACTACAAAGGCAACTTCTACCCTGTTATCTACACCCGAAAGCTGAGTCAGGGTTACCTCATTAACACCTTCAGAAAAATATTTTACATCGTTTACAACAACACCGCCGTTATTAATATTCAGGGTAATTCCTTCAATCGCATTAGCCTGATTAATACTAAAGAGGTTTTGCCAAAGTTCAGCTTTACCTTTATTATCAGTACGCACAGCATATACTACATCTTGCCCCTTTTGCAACACTACCGGTACATTTATTGCCGGGACTCCACCGGGACCAGTAACATGCACAGATATTCTTGAAGTTGTGTAGAACGACCAGTATGTTTCCATACTACCATATTCCTGCCCTTGTTTAAGGTTTTTCCAGAAATCCCAATTATCAAGGTCATTCCATTCGCCGGCAGTTATAACACCCGGCTCATTTTGACCGGGCTCCTGTCCGTTACCCGGAAGCGCTCCTTCGCTTGATGGCCCTCCGTCGCCGGAAAATCCATCACCATCGCCACTACACCCTACAAGGCTAAACATCATTACAATAAACAGGATAGAAATCTTTTTCATAGATTTTAATTGTTTGGTTTCTATAAAGATACAAAACCGGCAAAAGGTTGCGTTGGAGTGCTGAAAAACCCTTTTAACAAAAACCACGGGTTTAAAATCATCTTCAATAATTTCATCGCCAAAGCATAGCCTCGTTGTATTTTATTGGATCTTAAAATTGCAGTTTTTCAACAAAAAAACTACTTCTATAAGTATATTAAAAAAGGTGTTGAATACGAAAATACGGTTACTCTAACTTTGGAAATAATTGGGAAATTTTTATTGCTAACAGCGCTATTATAGCATAGGGAACCAAAAGAATGTACAAACTTATGTTATTAGTTAAATAAGAAGTACCATAATACAATCCCGGCAACAGGTAACTTATGATTATTACTAAGGCAAAAAACCGTATTGAAACAGCCAGCAATTGCCTTTTATTTATATCCTGATGCGATAGTCTTAGCAATCTCAATAACCAGTCAGGATTAAGCAGTATAGCAGCAATAACTGTTATCTCTACAAGGTGCTTAAGGTATTCTTTCGGGTTATCAAGCAGGATATAAAAGTATGAATTGACATGATTGATGATAACATAGAAGCCTAAGATTTTCATCAATAACTTTATAACGCTGTATAATGTTGTATGTGAAAAATTAATTTTTACAGGATATTTATTTACCATATAATATAAGCTACCAAGTATAAAAAATTCAGCAACGCTAAGTATGATATACGTATTAAACTTATCCGGTACCGCTACATAATAATTTGAAGGGTATACAAAATAAGCGATAAACGATATGGCGTTTGACACTACCGAAGATAAAAGCAAAGCTTTTACAAAGGCATTTGCAAAAACATCCATACTTAAGTCATGCGATTGTTGTGCAGCGTCATGATGCAGTATACCTAAAACGCGGCTGTAAAACCATGGTGCGGTAACGAATAGCAGGTATAGTATAATGCAAATTATAGAAAAAAATACTATCGTGTAATCCTGCCTAAAACCTGAATTTAAAAAAATCACATTAAAAGGCAACGGCAACAGCAACAACCCTGGCAATGGCAAAATCATTAAGTGAATCAGTGGAATGGAAAATCTTATAGTTTTAATTTGTAATGGTTTTAGTAAAAGTAGCACTGTTAGCAACACTAATGCAATAGCTGCAAAAAGAACGACGTGTTTCATCTCAGTTCCTGCACTAAAACCTTGTATAATAGATAAATATATATCCATCGCGCGTAAAAATTCGCGTAAG contains the following coding sequences:
- a CDS encoding DNA gyrase/topoisomerase IV subunit A, which translates into the protein MSEEENLEPLDGGHFYDRKEDPDNQDTITKVTGMYKDWFLDYASYVILERAVPAIEDGFKPVQRRIMHSLKELDDGRYNKVANVVGHTMQYHPHGDASIGDAMVQIGQKDLLIDTQGNWGNILTGDGAAASRYIEARLSKFALEVLYNPKITPWQSSYDGRRNEPVNLPVKFPLLLAQGAEGIAVGLSTKVLPHNFNELIDASIKILKNKPFTIYPDFPTAGIADVSNYNDGMRGGRVRVRAKISQLDKSTLVITQIPFSTNTGSLIDSILKANEKGKIKVKKIEDNTAADVEILIHLPPGVSPDKTIDALFAFTACETSVAPLGCVIEDHKPYFVGVSEMLRISTHRTVDLLKRELEIQLNELEESWHFQSLERIFIENRIYRAIEEEETWEGVIRAIDEGLKPFVTHLRRAVTEDDIVRLTEIRIKRISKFDIDKAQEKIEALEGEIEQIKHHLANIIDFTVNYFQSLKDRYGKGRERKTELRSFDNIEATKVVLRNTKLYVNREEGFVGTGLKKDEYVAECSDIDDVIVFLRDGSMIITKVDVKTFVGKDIIHVAVFDRNDKRTIYNMIYRDGKNGSSYVKRFNVSGVTRDKPYDLSAGTKDSMVLYFSDNPNGEAEVVTILLRQVGSVKKLKYDLDFAAIAIKGRASRGNTVSKYPIKKIELKEKGISTLKPRRIWFDDTVHRLNVDARGELLGEFRPNDRLLIVNQNGKLKTIIPELTTHFDEGMIVLEKWNPKKPISAIYYDGEKERYYVKRFLVENENKEETFITEHEKSVLEIVSTDYRPVAEVVFPKIKGVQKETQTVDLEQFIAVKGIKALGNQLTADKIKQISLLEPLPYDEPEPEPEEIEVRGELDLSDDAPITLEDDGQITLSLD
- a CDS encoding vWA domain-containing protein → MKKISILFIVMMFSLVGCSGDGDGFSGDGGPSSEGALPGNGQEPGQNEPGVITAGEWNDLDNWDFWKNLKQGQEYGSMETYWSFYTTSRISVHVTGPGGVPAINVPVVLQKGQDVVYAVRTDNKGKAELWQNLFSINQANAIEGITLNINNGGVVVNDVKYFSEGVNEVTLTQLSGVDNRVEVAFVVDATGSMGDELEYLKTELYDVISRVKTDNPQASVATSSLFYRDEGDNYVTRVSNFTDNVSTTLNFIKEQSADGGGDFPEAVHTALDKGVNELQWSSNAKTRILFLMLDAPPHYDPQVISDIHKSILKAAEKGIKVIPVTASGINKETEFLMRFFSIVTNGSYVFITNDSGVGNQHLEPSVGEYEVEFLNNLMVRLINKYAE